The bacterium genome window below encodes:
- a CDS encoding ABC transporter substrate-binding protein, with product MSRVFKAAVVAALILVVFGGCGRKAEKTYLVGVTGPFTGDGAQYGEMLRMAAEMRADEINEAGGINGIPLELEFQDDKGDPKEAANTAQKLGSNPNVLAVLGHFNSSCSLAGKEVYNSMGVLQLSPGSTNVTVCAGGDWTFRNVYRDDFQGRFIAEYIKYVLGYNRVAVFFDNDDYGRGLRDAFAARAEEIGLEIVREEAYVRDTQEYTPQLTQIMAKNPDIIFVSGLYANAAMILTQARNLGMETPFIGGDGLLSADLVTNAGKASEGVIVTCPFLPTVGEEKTRNFVTSFKQRYGIEPDAWAALTYDALGIAAEAIEKAGPDRKAIRDYVAAMDSAEKGYKGVAGLTYFNEDGDCMKPLVVAVVKDGEFVPFRKQAEDLERAKEALKASAPAEPSPPEGS from the coding sequence ATGAGCAGGGTTTTCAAGGCTGCCGTCGTTGCAGCGCTCATTTTAGTCGTATTCGGCGGTTGCGGCAGGAAGGCCGAAAAGACCTACCTGGTGGGCGTGACCGGCCCGTTTACGGGCGACGGCGCCCAGTACGGCGAAATGTTGCGGATGGCGGCCGAGATGCGGGCCGACGAGATAAACGAAGCCGGGGGCATCAACGGCATCCCCCTCGAGCTCGAGTTCCAGGACGATAAGGGCGACCCGAAAGAGGCGGCGAACACGGCGCAGAAATTGGGTTCTAACCCGAACGTTTTGGCCGTACTCGGCCACTTCAACTCCAGTTGTTCGCTCGCGGGCAAAGAAGTGTATAACTCGATGGGCGTGCTCCAGCTTTCGCCCGGCTCGACCAACGTTACGGTGTGCGCCGGCGGCGACTGGACCTTTCGGAACGTCTACCGCGACGATTTCCAAGGCCGGTTTATCGCCGAATATATTAAATACGTCCTGGGGTATAACCGCGTCGCCGTCTTCTTCGACAACGACGATTACGGGCGGGGACTCAGGGACGCCTTCGCGGCTCGCGCCGAAGAAATCGGCCTGGAGATAGTGCGCGAGGAAGCCTACGTCCGCGACACCCAGGAGTACACGCCGCAGCTTACGCAAATTATGGCGAAGAACCCGGACATCATCTTCGTCTCCGGCCTGTACGCCAACGCGGCGATGATACTCACCCAGGCCCGCAACCTCGGCATGGAGACGCCGTTCATCGGCGGCGACGGCCTACTCTCGGCGGACCTGGTGACGAACGCCGGCAAGGCCTCGGAGGGCGTCATCGTTACCTGCCCGTTCTTGCCCACCGTGGGGGAAGAGAAGACGCGGAACTTCGTCACGTCTTTTAAGCAGCGCTACGGTATCGAGCCCGACGCGTGGGCGGCGCTGACGTACGACGCGTTGGGGATAGCGGCGGAGGCCATCGAGAAGGCGGGGCCGGACCGCAAGGCTATTCGCGACTACGTGGCGGCGATGGATTCGGCGGAGAAGGGTTACAAAGGCGTGGCGGGCCTTACGTACTTCAACGAAGACGGCGATTGTATGAAGCCGCTCGTCGTCGCGGTCGTGAAGGACGGCGAATTCGTCCCCTTCCGAAAACAGGCCGAGGACCTCGAGCGGGCCAAGGAAGCTTTGAAAGCGTCGGCGCCCGCGGAGCCGAGCCCGCCTGAAGGGAGTTAG
- a CDS encoding methyl-accepting chemotaxis protein, whose product MAARDETGVDVPRVAFTQALLFVAFYVLPAAAALFLTAGLEAAAQRRLVYAHLYVVAPLGLASVVVVAAMAASLARAVSFLTPAATQNDFEPPAAKRIRAFPFLAALVAFVSGVVAYVICGAAAAGPAGYAGVAAIWCIGVGAALMYGLVSYAAAERYLAPIFAFLTAKRIRFAPRRGVSLGVRYLIAGGAGAAALIALAAVGPGLGGGAAWGLGRWAAAAVLVAVSAAAAYVASGHVTVPLRNTATAAPITYYVGGEVEELTAAYRRFFDDARAFDEKTRRAAEELAGGAGRARESLTEQASIAAEQASAISQTSVTMKELAGTVKQTAARAEEISGRVDSSAGLIKTARDQISGNTERIGALAEEAHTTAKLAVTLNESARRMDDIVALVNDLAEQSTVLALNASIEAAKAGEFGRGFAAVAREVKNLAGSSKEGTEEIRKVLHDIRDGTVKTVASARGSAEQSSILREGAAKTKSLIEEIVPLVDEMGRTSKQIAASARQQSLGLEQVTTAVENINEAAAEALGQVKAVRDAVDNMARISSRLAEEADASGRWINR is encoded by the coding sequence GTGGCTGCGCGAGACGAAACCGGCGTCGACGTCCCCCGAGTGGCGTTTACGCAAGCGTTATTGTTCGTCGCTTTTTACGTATTGCCGGCGGCGGCGGCCTTATTCCTGACCGCCGGCCTCGAAGCCGCGGCGCAACGCCGCCTGGTATACGCCCATCTGTACGTAGTCGCGCCGTTGGGCCTGGCGTCGGTCGTCGTCGTTGCGGCTATGGCGGCGTCGCTGGCGCGGGCGGTTTCGTTCTTGACGCCGGCCGCTACCCAAAATGATTTCGAACCGCCGGCCGCCAAGCGGATCAGGGCGTTCCCGTTTTTAGCGGCCCTCGTCGCTTTCGTGAGCGGCGTCGTGGCGTACGTCATTTGCGGAGCCGCGGCAGCAGGGCCCGCCGGTTACGCCGGGGTAGCGGCGATTTGGTGTATCGGCGTCGGGGCCGCCCTTATGTACGGCCTCGTTTCGTACGCGGCCGCGGAGCGTTATTTGGCGCCGATTTTCGCGTTCCTAACGGCGAAGAGGATTAGGTTCGCGCCGCGGCGGGGTGTATCGCTCGGTGTTCGGTACCTTATCGCGGGTGGCGCGGGCGCGGCGGCTTTAATCGCGTTAGCGGCCGTCGGCCCCGGTTTGGGCGGCGGGGCCGCGTGGGGTTTGGGCCGGTGGGCGGCGGCGGCGGTGTTGGTAGCCGTATCCGCGGCGGCGGCGTACGTCGCTTCCGGTCACGTAACGGTGCCGCTCAGGAATACCGCTACGGCGGCGCCGATTACGTATTACGTAGGCGGCGAGGTCGAGGAGTTGACGGCCGCGTACCGACGGTTCTTCGACGATGCCCGCGCGTTTGACGAAAAAACACGGCGCGCAGCGGAAGAACTCGCCGGCGGGGCCGGCCGCGCCCGCGAGAGTTTGACGGAACAAGCGAGCATAGCGGCGGAGCAGGCCTCGGCTATTTCCCAGACTTCGGTTACGATGAAGGAGCTGGCGGGGACGGTTAAGCAGACCGCGGCGCGGGCGGAGGAAATATCGGGGCGCGTCGACTCGTCGGCGGGATTGATAAAGACCGCCCGGGACCAGATATCGGGGAACACGGAGAGAATAGGGGCGTTGGCCGAGGAGGCCCATACCACCGCCAAACTCGCGGTGACCTTAAACGAGAGCGCGCGCCGGATGGACGACATCGTGGCTCTGGTCAACGACCTCGCGGAACAGTCGACGGTCTTGGCGTTGAACGCCTCCATCGAGGCGGCGAAAGCGGGCGAGTTCGGCCGAGGTTTCGCCGCGGTGGCGCGGGAGGTGAAGAACTTAGCCGGGTCGTCGAAAGAGGGCACCGAGGAAATACGAAAAGTCCTGCACGACATAAGGGACGGGACGGTGAAGACGGTGGCGTCGGCGCGGGGGAGCGCCGAGCAGTCGAGTATCTTACGCGAGGGCGCCGCGAAGACGAAGAGTTTGATCGAGGAAATCGTCCCGTTAGTCGACGAGATGGGCCGGACGTCTAAACAAATCGCGGCGTCGGCGCGACAACAGAGTTTGGGTCTGGAGCAAGTCACTACCGCGGTCGAGAATATAAACGAGGCCGCGGCCGAAGCCTTGGGCCAGGTTAAGGCGGTGCGCGACGCCGTGGATAACATGGCGCGAATAAGTTCGCGGCTCGCCGAAGAGGCCGACGCCTCCGGGCGGTGGATTAACCGGTAG
- a CDS encoding gamma carbonic anhydrase family protein, whose protein sequence is MIEGYLEYEPRLGRDVYVAPTALVLGRVTLGERASVWPGAVLRGDINEIIVGEYTNIQDLCVGHLEDDLPLVVGAYVTVGHGAILHACEVGDNCLIGMGAIVLNGARVGDGAIVGAGSLVPPGKEVAAGVLALGSPAKVVRKLSDDEIGHNRYWAEKYAKLAATFLRDRKDNA, encoded by the coding sequence ATGATCGAGGGTTATTTGGAATACGAACCCCGGCTGGGCCGGGATGTCTACGTCGCGCCCACGGCGCTGGTGCTGGGGCGCGTTACGCTGGGCGAACGCGCTTCCGTTTGGCCGGGCGCGGTCCTGCGCGGCGACATCAACGAGATAATCGTCGGCGAGTACACCAACATCCAGGACCTGTGTGTGGGCCACCTGGAGGACGACTTGCCGCTCGTCGTGGGCGCGTACGTGACGGTAGGCCACGGCGCCATACTGCACGCCTGCGAGGTGGGCGATAATTGCTTAATCGGCATGGGCGCCATCGTGCTGAACGGCGCCAGGGTGGGCGACGGCGCCATCGTAGGCGCGGGCTCGCTGGTGCCGCCGGGCAAAGAGGTCGCGGCCGGCGTCCTCGCCCTCGGCTCGCCCGCCAAAGTGGTGAGGAAGCTCTCGGACGACGAAATAGGCCACAACCGCTACTGGGCCGAAAAGTACGCCAAGCTCGCCGCGACCTTCTTGCGGGACCGGAAGGACAACGCGTAG
- a CDS encoding glycosyltransferase family 39 protein, with protein MDKHIRILLLIILASALGLVTLGRYDLRPWDEPFYALRARAAAEDDAWLDQNDYCPNRMANACYPPLFVWLAGATMKVLGPNEFAARLWAALLGLAAIPIAYLLGTRLYGRTAGLYAAGALAALPGFVRVSRMAQFDAPVAFFVLLTFWLWVEYYRNRRWLTAVLCGFALGLALMTKIAVPFVFVAAAAAAVLTPGGGPNRARDVGALALVVGVGLAVAAPWHIYMYAKHGDYFLEHYAGYILLYRGDGIAAQIKPATSPLRFLFYYNSTVIFLKGVAPFFFAGLVALLASKDTWRNRPDRLAVVLWVVLSLAVLMVVRFKREIYLAAILAPMCVIAGGWLAKFGRAQLGKVGAAVLAGAALFAGGWADSSRVRGPFVAWITPEFARGNGGWMLTAAAAAAATALAFAFYFWYRRAPKAAAATLLVAIYVQLATGAVGQLVYGRRDWQPLKGRLEDARYAGVVMVTADELPTHLFYFHRLMPGFGGAERLMLNPTWTRVDPAYLEEHYREGYLILLDKETRPELAARLAAGLERSGGSRVESGRYILFIK; from the coding sequence TTGGACAAACATATTAGAATATTGCTGCTGATTATATTGGCGTCGGCATTGGGGCTCGTCACGTTGGGCCGCTACGATTTGCGACCCTGGGACGAGCCTTTTTACGCGCTCCGCGCCCGGGCCGCAGCGGAAGACGACGCCTGGCTCGACCAGAACGACTACTGCCCCAACCGCATGGCGAACGCGTGCTACCCGCCGCTGTTCGTGTGGCTCGCCGGCGCGACGATGAAAGTGCTCGGGCCCAACGAGTTCGCCGCGCGTTTGTGGGCCGCGCTATTGGGCCTCGCCGCGATACCGATAGCGTACCTCTTGGGTACGCGCCTCTACGGCCGAACCGCCGGCCTGTACGCCGCCGGCGCGCTGGCCGCGCTGCCCGGCTTCGTGCGCGTGAGCCGCATGGCGCAATTCGACGCCCCGGTGGCGTTTTTCGTTCTGCTGACGTTTTGGCTGTGGGTGGAATACTACCGAAACCGTAGATGGTTAACGGCCGTCCTGTGCGGCTTCGCCCTCGGCCTGGCCTTAATGACCAAAATCGCGGTGCCGTTCGTCTTCGTCGCCGCGGCCGCGGCCGCCGTCCTCACCCCGGGCGGCGGGCCGAACAGGGCCCGGGATGTCGGCGCCCTGGCGCTGGTCGTCGGCGTCGGGCTGGCCGTCGCGGCGCCCTGGCATATCTACATGTACGCCAAACACGGCGACTATTTCCTCGAGCATTACGCCGGTTACATCCTGCTATACCGCGGCGACGGCATCGCGGCGCAAATAAAACCCGCGACGTCGCCGCTCCGTTTTCTATTTTATTACAATTCCACCGTAATCTTTTTGAAGGGCGTCGCGCCCTTCTTCTTCGCCGGCCTGGTCGCGCTGCTGGCGTCGAAGGATACCTGGCGGAACCGGCCCGACCGCCTCGCCGTGGTCCTGTGGGTCGTCTTGTCGCTGGCGGTCCTGATGGTAGTTCGGTTCAAACGGGAGATATACCTCGCGGCCATATTGGCGCCGATGTGCGTTATAGCCGGCGGTTGGCTCGCGAAATTCGGCCGGGCGCAGCTAGGGAAAGTCGGCGCGGCCGTCCTGGCCGGGGCGGCGCTCTTCGCCGGCGGCTGGGCGGACTCCTCCCGGGTGCGGGGACCGTTCGTCGCCTGGATTACCCCCGAGTTCGCGCGCGGGAACGGCGGTTGGATGCTCACGGCGGCCGCCGCCGCGGCCGCGACCGCGCTGGCCTTCGCCTTCTACTTCTGGTACCGGCGGGCGCCGAAGGCCGCCGCCGCAACCCTCCTGGTCGCGATATACGTCCAGCTCGCGACGGGGGCCGTAGGCCAACTCGTGTACGGCCGGCGGGACTGGCAGCCGCTCAAGGGCCGGCTGGAGGACGCGCGCTACGCCGGCGTGGTGATGGTAACCGCCGACGAGTTGCCGACGCACCTCTTCTACTTCCACCGCCTTATGCCGGGCTTCGGCGGCGCCGAGCGGTTGATGTTGAACCCGACGTGGACGCGGGTGGACCCGGCGTACTTGGAGGAGCATTACCGGGAGGGCTATCTAATTCTTCTGGATAAGGAGACGAGGCCCGAGCTGGCGGCGCGGCTGGCGGCCGGCCTCGAGCGAAGCGGCGGCTCCCGCGTGGAGTCGGGGCGCTATATCCTATTCATTAAATAG
- a CDS encoding DUF1028 domain-containing protein, with product MKIHGIMALTAAFLSLGRLPTYGGSVGNYAGTFSIVAYDAEAGEWGVAVASRVLAAGYIVPWAKAGAGAVATQAYANLDYGVEGLELLAEGLSAEEALESLRENDAEAPRRQVAIVDAAGNVAVFTGEGAPAWSGHIAGDGYSVQGNILVGEEVLTEMERAYISAEGPLARRLLEALKAGDAAGGDKRGKESAALLVVREGGGYQGKTDRMVDVRVDDHAEPVAELKRIYDLWEFKFLVERYLALGGDREAAYALAIMDRVAAAGAADAATLNDFAWALATRKLYPARALELALMAHALTPDDANVMDTVAEAYYAAGEYGKALEWEKKALGADATNEFFDEQLKKFEAAAKAGRGDQDR from the coding sequence ATGAAAATACACGGCATTATGGCATTAACCGCCGCCTTTTTATCCCTCGGGCGTTTGCCTACGTACGGCGGCTCGGTAGGGAATTACGCGGGGACCTTCTCCATCGTGGCGTACGACGCCGAAGCCGGCGAGTGGGGCGTGGCCGTCGCCTCGAGGGTTCTGGCGGCCGGGTACATCGTCCCGTGGGCGAAGGCCGGCGCGGGCGCGGTGGCGACGCAGGCGTACGCCAACCTCGACTACGGCGTCGAGGGGCTCGAGCTGCTGGCGGAGGGACTGTCGGCGGAGGAGGCGCTCGAGAGCTTGCGCGAGAATGACGCGGAAGCCCCGCGGCGCCAGGTCGCGATAGTCGACGCCGCCGGCAACGTCGCCGTCTTCACCGGCGAGGGGGCGCCCGCGTGGTCGGGCCATATCGCCGGCGACGGCTACTCGGTCCAGGGTAATATTCTGGTCGGCGAGGAAGTTCTAACGGAGATGGAACGGGCGTACATCTCGGCCGAGGGGCCGCTGGCGCGGCGGCTGCTCGAGGCGCTCAAGGCCGGCGACGCCGCGGGCGGCGACAAACGCGGCAAGGAGTCCGCGGCGCTCCTCGTCGTCCGCGAGGGCGGCGGCTACCAGGGCAAGACGGACCGTATGGTCGACGTCCGCGTCGACGACCACGCCGAGCCGGTGGCCGAGCTCAAGCGTATTTACGACCTCTGGGAATTCAAGTTTCTCGTCGAACGATATCTCGCGCTCGGCGGCGACAGGGAGGCCGCGTACGCGCTCGCTATAATGGACCGCGTCGCCGCGGCGGGCGCCGCCGACGCCGCGACCCTTAACGACTTCGCCTGGGCCCTCGCGACGCGGAAGCTCTACCCGGCCCGGGCGCTCGAGCTCGCGCTTATGGCGCACGCGCTTACGCCGGACGACGCCAACGTTATGGACACCGTAGCCGAGGCGTACTACGCCGCGGGCGAGTACGGCAAGGCGCTCGAGTGGGAAAAGAAGGCGCTCGGGGCCGACGCGACGAACGAGTTCTTCGACGAACAGCTGAAGAAGTTCGAGGCCGCGGCGAAGGCGGGACGCGGTGACCAGGACCGCTAA
- a CDS encoding superoxide dismutase [Ni]: MKGAFAAMCLMSAGVVLAPAAFSHCQVPCGIYDDEIRIKVIAEDITTVEKCMKMIDELSAEGELNFNQIVRWVNTKEYHADDIMGVVADYFMAQRIKAVGADEGGAYGEYVTRLTLLHKIMYYAMKAKQSTDPAHVATLRSLLREFEVAYFGHPVGE, translated from the coding sequence ATGAAGGGGGCTTTCGCGGCGATGTGTTTGATGTCGGCCGGGGTGGTTTTAGCGCCGGCGGCCTTTTCGCATTGCCAGGTTCCGTGCGGTATTTACGACGACGAGATCCGTATAAAGGTTATCGCCGAAGATATAACCACGGTCGAAAAGTGCATGAAGATGATAGACGAGCTTTCGGCCGAAGGCGAGCTGAATTTTAATCAAATCGTCCGCTGGGTCAACACCAAAGAATACCACGCCGACGATATTATGGGCGTCGTCGCCGACTACTTCATGGCCCAACGCATCAAGGCCGTCGGCGCCGACGAGGGCGGGGCGTACGGCGAGTACGTTACCCGGCTCACGTTGCTACACAAGATAATGTATTACGCGATGAAGGCCAAGCAGTCGACGGACCCGGCGCACGTGGCCACGCTGCGGTCGCTGCTTCGCGAGTTCGAGGTGGCGTATTTCGGCCATCCCGTCGGCGAGTAG
- a CDS encoding tetratricopeptide repeat protein codes for MVTEEVDKGWTRRDWLILAGVVVWAVAVRLLLLATAGDHAYYRTPVMDMSYHDAWARRIAGGDFWGDEVFFRAPLYPYFLGLLYWLGKGSVLFARVAQGFVGGLSAGLCFLLGREFFDRRVGAVAAVALGTIWTAVFYDVELLLVVLEVPLGLAFVYAVVRSAKTGNYRWAAAAGVALGLAAITRPNVLAVAAFIWLAYVAARAGKRLPRRRIIVSLAILYGLAGAFVGAVAARNYAVAREPVLISWQGGVNLWIGNNPEADGMTAMVPGTHGDWWRGHYESIRMAEEAVGRPLSRSEVDHYYLARVAEFGRTEPLTALRLLAQKTYFFTNAYEVANNFDLYYLKKHFWVLKYDPVSLYVVLPFAFFGMILYARRWRQLAPSYIYVVAYSASVILFFVNARFRMPVVPYFCVFAAAAFFYFWENLRRWRGVRIGWRVAALAALFVFCDADPFGIGRQSKFEAQGHYAMGTVYLADGDFDAAEREYEAALEADWEIAGMNTLNDLGIIAARRGDMEKAEYYFRLVAKVEPTYAKAWNNIGNIRAQAGDVEGARECYERALTLEPEDGRAYYFYGKLLLGEGDIDGAAEKLERSVHFQPNFSAAWYELGNVTRDRGDLEQARDYYEEAAYYEPKALDVRHRLAEVLHQMGDYAAAAREYRVILKMGEDPRARYNLACALAQQGRGDEAMAELGRAVELAPARYKKMAAEDGDLASLRGRSDFERLVVR; via the coding sequence ATGGTAACGGAAGAAGTGGATAAGGGTTGGACGCGGCGCGATTGGTTAATACTGGCCGGCGTCGTGGTGTGGGCCGTCGCCGTCCGGTTGCTCTTGCTGGCGACGGCCGGCGACCACGCGTACTACCGGACCCCCGTTATGGATATGTCCTACCACGACGCGTGGGCGCGTCGCATCGCCGGCGGCGACTTCTGGGGGGACGAGGTTTTCTTCCGGGCGCCGCTGTACCCGTACTTTTTGGGGTTATTGTACTGGTTGGGTAAAGGGTCGGTCCTGTTTGCGCGCGTAGCGCAGGGTTTCGTAGGCGGCTTAAGCGCGGGGCTTTGTTTCCTCCTGGGCCGCGAGTTCTTCGACCGGCGGGTGGGCGCCGTAGCGGCGGTCGCGCTGGGCACGATATGGACCGCCGTCTTTTACGACGTTGAATTGTTGTTGGTGGTGCTGGAGGTCCCGCTGGGGCTCGCGTTCGTGTACGCCGTCGTGCGTTCGGCGAAGACCGGCAATTACCGGTGGGCCGCGGCGGCGGGCGTAGCGCTGGGGTTGGCCGCTATAACCAGGCCCAACGTTCTCGCGGTGGCGGCCTTCATCTGGCTGGCGTACGTCGCGGCCCGGGCCGGGAAGCGTTTGCCGCGGCGACGTATAATCGTATCGCTCGCTATCTTGTACGGCCTCGCCGGGGCGTTCGTGGGCGCGGTGGCGGCGCGGAACTACGCCGTCGCCCGGGAGCCGGTCCTGATATCCTGGCAGGGCGGCGTCAACCTGTGGATAGGCAACAACCCCGAAGCGGACGGTATGACGGCGATGGTGCCGGGGACCCACGGCGACTGGTGGCGGGGCCATTACGAATCGATACGGATGGCGGAGGAGGCCGTCGGCAGGCCGCTAAGCCGTTCCGAAGTAGATCACTACTACCTGGCTCGCGTAGCCGAGTTCGGTCGCACGGAGCCGTTGACGGCGCTCAGGTTACTAGCGCAGAAAACTTATTTCTTCACGAACGCGTACGAGGTCGCGAACAATTTCGACCTCTATTATTTGAAAAAGCATTTCTGGGTGTTGAAATACGACCCGGTGAGCCTGTACGTCGTTTTACCGTTCGCCTTCTTCGGAATGATTCTATATGCGCGGCGGTGGCGGCAATTGGCGCCGTCGTATATTTATGTCGTCGCCTATTCGGCGTCGGTGATATTGTTCTTCGTGAACGCGCGTTTCCGGATGCCGGTCGTGCCTTATTTTTGCGTTTTCGCCGCCGCGGCTTTCTTCTATTTCTGGGAAAATTTGCGGCGGTGGCGCGGCGTACGAATCGGTTGGCGCGTCGCGGCGCTCGCGGCGCTGTTCGTATTCTGCGATGCGGACCCGTTCGGAATAGGCCGGCAGTCGAAGTTCGAGGCGCAAGGGCATTATGCGATGGGTACGGTATACCTCGCCGACGGCGACTTCGACGCCGCCGAGCGCGAGTACGAGGCGGCGCTGGAGGCGGATTGGGAAATCGCCGGCATGAACACGCTCAACGACCTCGGCATCATCGCCGCGCGGCGGGGCGATATGGAAAAGGCGGAATATTACTTCCGGCTGGTGGCCAAGGTAGAACCCACGTACGCCAAGGCGTGGAATAACATAGGCAACATCCGCGCGCAGGCCGGCGACGTGGAGGGGGCGCGCGAGTGCTACGAGCGCGCGCTAACTTTGGAGCCCGAGGACGGCCGGGCGTATTATTTCTACGGTAAACTCCTTTTGGGGGAAGGCGACATCGACGGCGCCGCCGAGAAATTAGAACGTTCCGTTCACTTCCAGCCCAACTTCAGCGCGGCCTGGTACGAGCTGGGCAACGTCACCCGCGACCGGGGCGACCTCGAGCAGGCCCGCGACTATTATGAGGAGGCGGCGTACTACGAGCCGAAGGCCCTGGACGTCAGGCACAGGCTGGCCGAGGTCCTCCATCAAATGGGCGACTACGCCGCGGCGGCGCGGGAGTACCGCGTTATCTTAAAGATGGGCGAAGACCCCCGGGCGAGGTACAACCTGGCGTGCGCGCTGGCACAGCAAGGCCGCGGCGACGAAGCGATGGCGGAGCTAGGCCGCGCCGTAGAACTCGCGCCGGCCCGTTATAAGAAAATGGCTGCAGAGGACGGGGACCTCGCGTCGCTGCGCGGCAGGTCCGATTTCGAGCGCCTGGTAGTCCGGTAA
- a CDS encoding family 10 glycosylhydrolase, which translates to MVPVERAKAPCLLMLLAFAVSPLPGGAAPTDELRGLWVCPWDVNSPAAVDRVINAAARYNFNALFVEVRYRGDALYVPNKNDGRFPNPEPRSPHLAGQPADFDPLEEIIEKGHAAGLEVHAWVTTYVVLNRKTPTPPGHPALEHPEWLSQNGRGETWDPHGMAWLEPALPEVRDYLYNVFGDIVANYDVDGLHLDYVRYPSPAFGRHPKAIELYQAETGKTLEDAQAFADWRRQKINAFLNRLYDGLAALKPACRFTAAAFASRKGTAYNDCLQDWTAWLEGGYVDAVMPMAYSRDAGIVGKQIDDAVGVASGRHIYAGIMVPEVAADEFDDAVGEEMVAKGRAAREAGADGLVVFSSKGALKEDALVARAMREGLFAEPAEPPEMAWKGEVPLAAGAAVVTVYVKGEPRFAVRVEQDVPRRHAYLLAKEISARANADVFIKAASDRTYRVYAGAYDERPAAAELRDKLARLGY; encoded by the coding sequence ATGGTTCCCGTGGAACGCGCGAAAGCCCCGTGCCTGCTTATGCTATTGGCGTTCGCGGTCTCGCCGTTGCCCGGCGGCGCCGCGCCGACCGACGAACTGCGCGGCCTGTGGGTATGTCCGTGGGACGTGAACTCCCCCGCGGCCGTGGACCGCGTTATAAACGCCGCCGCGAGGTACAACTTCAACGCCCTTTTCGTCGAGGTTCGCTACCGCGGCGACGCGCTCTACGTTCCCAACAAGAACGACGGCCGCTTCCCCAATCCGGAACCCCGCTCCCCCCACCTCGCCGGCCAACCGGCCGACTTCGACCCGCTGGAAGAGATAATCGAAAAAGGCCACGCCGCCGGCCTGGAGGTCCACGCCTGGGTAACGACGTACGTCGTTTTGAACCGGAAGACGCCCACGCCGCCCGGCCACCCCGCGCTCGAGCATCCCGAGTGGTTGAGCCAGAACGGCCGCGGCGAAACGTGGGACCCGCACGGCATGGCCTGGCTCGAGCCCGCGCTGCCCGAAGTCCGGGACTACCTCTATAATGTATTCGGCGATATCGTCGCCAACTACGACGTCGACGGCCTGCACCTCGATTACGTCCGCTACCCCTCGCCCGCCTTCGGCCGGCACCCTAAAGCCATAGAATTATATCAAGCCGAAACCGGGAAGACGCTGGAAGACGCGCAGGCCTTCGCGGACTGGCGCCGGCAAAAAATAAACGCCTTCCTGAATCGGCTTTACGACGGCCTTGCCGCGCTTAAGCCCGCTTGCCGGTTTACGGCGGCCGCCTTCGCCTCGCGAAAGGGGACGGCCTATAACGACTGCCTCCAGGACTGGACCGCCTGGCTCGAGGGCGGCTACGTAGACGCCGTAATGCCGATGGCGTACAGCCGCGACGCCGGCATAGTAGGCAAGCAAATCGACGACGCCGTGGGCGTCGCGTCAGGCCGCCACATTTACGCCGGCATTATGGTCCCGGAGGTGGCGGCCGACGAATTCGACGACGCCGTCGGCGAGGAGATGGTCGCGAAGGGTCGCGCAGCCAGGGAGGCCGGAGCCGACGGATTGGTGGTATTCTCGAGCAAAGGCGCGTTGAAGGAAGACGCGCTCGTCGCCCGGGCGATGCGCGAGGGATTGTTCGCCGAACCGGCCGAGCCCCCCGAAATGGCTTGGAAGGGCGAAGTACCGCTTGCCGCCGGCGCGGCCGTCGTTACGGTCTACGTAAAAGGCGAGCCGAGATTCGCCGTACGCGTCGAACAAGACGTCCCGCGCCGCCACGCCTACTTGCTCGCCAAAGAAATCTCGGCGCGCGCGAACGCCGACGTATTCATAAAAGCCGCGTCCGACCGAACGTACCGCGTCTACGCCGGCGCGTACGACGAGCGCCCCGCCGCGGCCGAACTCCGCGACAAGCTCGCGCGTCTCGGTTATTAG